The window CGGGGTAGGGCGGGCCGGGCGTGGTGAGACCGCAGGCCCTGCCCGTTTCGGCCGGGAGCCCCTAGGATCCCCGGGTAACGTTCGTTAACCGGGAGGGTTCCTATGGCGTCCGAGGCCGTGTCCGAGTCGGAGTTCGTGGCGGTACGCCGCCACGAGGGCGGGGTCGCCGAGCTGGTCCTGGACCGCCCCAAGGCGATGAACGCCGTGTCGACCGCGATGGCCCGCGCCATCGGGGCGGCCTGTGCGGAGCTCGCCGCCGACCGGTCCGTACACGTGGTCGTGCTCTCCTCCGCGGCGGAGCGGGCCTTCTGCGTCGGGGCGGACCTGAAGGAGCGGAACTCGCTCTCGGACGCCGAGCTGGTGCGGCAGCGGCCGACCACGCGCGGGGCGTACGGGGGCGTGCTGGAGCTGCCGATGCCCACGATCGCGGCCGTGCACGGGTTCGCGCTGGGCGGCGGCTTCGAGCTGGCCCTGGCCTGCGATGTGATCGTCGCCGACGAGACCGCGGTGGTGGGTCTGCCCGAGGTGTCGGTGGGCGTGATCCCCGGCGGCGGAGGTACGCAGCTGCTGCCGCGCCGGGTGGGTGCGGCGCGGGCCGCCGAGCTGATCTTCACCGCGCGCCGGGTGGAGGCCGCCGAGGCGCTGTCCCTGGGGCTGGTGGACTCGGTGGTCGCGGCCGGGCAGGACACGGCCGAGGCCCTCGCCCTGGCGTCCCGGATGGCGGCTAACTCCCCGGTGGGTCTGCGAGCCGCCAAGCGGGCGCTGCGGCTGGGCCACGGGATGGACCTGGCGGCCGGTCTGGAGATCGAGGACGCGGCCTGGCGGACGGTGGCCTTCTCCGGCGACCGGGCGGAGGGCGTGGCGGCGTTCAACGAGAAGCGCAGGCCGAACTGGCCGGGGGAGTAGCCACCCGGCTGCGGGGCGCCGGACGGGCCCGGCTCACGGGCGAGGGCCCGGCTCACGCGCGGGGCCCGGCTCGCGCGCAGCCCCCGTCGATCACCCCTGGTGATCTTGGAAGCACCCAAAGTCGTGCCAATTGTCTCCAAATCTGACAAAAGTCCCTAGCCTGGGGTGATGGGAGTTGACGGGCGGCTACGGGCCGTGGTGGGACTCGCTCAGGCGATGGCCGCGGCGTGCGCGCCGCGGGACAGCGTGCGGGCGGCCGCGCGGGGGGCCCGCGTGGCGCTGGACGGCTCGTTCGCCGCGATCTCCGCGTGGGAGCGGGAGCGGGGGCGCCTGCGGGTCCTGGTGAACGAGGGGGAGCGGCGGGCCGGCGAGGAGGAGTTCCCCGAGGACGAGTCGTACCCCGTGCACGACTTTCCCGAGATCACCGAGTTCCTGCACGAGCGGTGGGTGGGCGGCGGCGGCCCGCACGCCTGGGTGGAGAGCGCCGTCGGTGACCGGCCGGGGCGGCGCGGGGAGGCCCTGCGCCGCCGGGGCCGCGGGACCTGCGTGGTGGCGCCCGTCGTGCTCAGCGGGCGGGCCTGGGGTGAGCTGTACGTCGCCCGGGACGAGGGGCTGCCCGACTTCGACGAGGACGACGCCGAGTTCGCCACCGTGCTCGCCGCCGTGGTCGCGGCCGGTCTCGCGCAGAACGAGCGGCTGGAGGAGGCCCGGCGGCTCGCCTTCACCGACCCGCTGACCGGGCTCGCGAACCGGCGGGCGGTCGACATGCGCCTCGACGAGGCCCTGGAGGAGCACCGGCGGACCGGGGTGGTCGTCAGCCTCGTCGTGTGCGACCTGAACGGCCTGAAGAAGGTCAACGACACCCTCGGCCACGCCATGGGCGACCGGCTGCTGGAGCGGTTCGGGTCGGTCCTGAGCCTGTGCGGGGCCATGCTGCCCGGATCGCTGGTGGCCCGCCTCGGCGGCGACGAGTTCTGCCTGGTCGGGGTCGGTCCGACGGCGGACGAGATGGTCCGCGTCACCGAGGAGGTGTGCACCCGGGCCGCCGAGCTGGAACTGGGCGAGGGGGTGGCCTGCGGGGTGGCCTCCACCGGGGATCCGATCGGGCCGGTGAAGTCCTCCCGGAGGCTCTTCAGGCTCGCGGACGCCGCCCAGTACAAGGCGAAGGCCGCGCGCTCGCCCAAGCCGGTGGTGGCGGGGCGGGACACCGCGGTGGTCCGGCTCGCGGACGCCGCCGCCCAGGAGGCTCCCGGGGAGCGGCGCCGCTTCCGGGGCCGCCAGTGACCGGCCGCCCGCGGCCCCGGCCCGTAAGGGGTCCAGCCGCCGCGCGATCGTGACAGGTTCAGCTAGTGACATGAAGCGATTCAATCCGTAGGGTGCTGAATATGGATATGCACACTGTCGTGGTGGGGACGTCCGGGACCACTGCCGAGGACGTCATCGCCGTAGCGCGCGGCAACGCGCGGGTCGAGCTCTCCGCCGAGGCGCAGGACGCACTCGCCCGTGCCCGTGAGATCGTCGACGCCCTCGCCGCCAAGCCCGAGCCCGTCTACGGGGTGTCCACCGGGTTCGGTGCGCTCGCCTCCCGGCACATCAGCCCCGAGCTGCGTGCCCAGCTCCAGCGCAACATCGTCCGCTCGCACGCCGCCGGCATGGGCCCGCGCGTCGAGCGCGAGGTCGTCCGTGCGCTGATGTTCCTGCGCCTGAAGACCGTCGCCTCCGGTCACACCGGCGTACGCCCCTCCGTCGCGCAGACCATGGCCGACGTGCTCAACGCCGGGATCACCCCGGTCGTCCACGAGTACGGCTCCCTCGGCTGCTCCGGCGACCTCGCGCCGCTGTCCCACTGTGCGCTCGCCCTCATGGGCGAGGGTGACGCCGAGGGCCCTGACGGCACCGTCCGCCCCGCCGGCGAGCTGCTCGCCGAGGCGGGCATCGAGCCCGTCGTGCTCCGCGAGAAGGAGGGCCTGGCCCTCCTCAACGGCACCGACGGCATGCTCGGCATGCTGGTCATGGCGCTCGCCGACCTCGGCAGGCTCTACACCTCCGCCGACATCACCGCCGCGCTGACGCTGGAGGCGCTGCTCGGCACGGAGAAGGTGCTCCAGCCCGAGCTGCACGCCATCCGCCCGCACCCCGGTCAGGGCGCCTCCGCCGCGAACATGGCCGCCGTCCTGAAGGGCTCCGGGCTCGTCCGCCACTACCAGGAGGAGACCGCCCCGCGCGTGCAGGACGCCTACTCCGTGCGCTGCGCCCCGCAGGTCGCCGGCGCGGGCCGCGACACCATGGCGCACGCCGCCCTGGTCGCCTCCCGCGAGCTGGCCGCCGCCGTCGACAACCCGGTGGTCCTGCCCGACGGCCGCGTGGAGTCCAACGGCAACTTCCACGGGGCCCCGGTCGCCTACGTGCTGGACTTCCTCGCCATCGCGGCCGCCGACCTCGGCTCCATCGCCGAGCGCCGCACCGACCGGCTGCTCGACAAGAACCGCTCGCACGGTCTGCCGCCGTTCCTCGCGGACGACGCCGGCGTGGACTCCGGTCTGATGATCGCCCAGTACACGCAGGCCGCCCTGGTCAGCGAGATGAAGCGGCTCGCGGTGCCGGCCTCGGCCGACTCGATCCCCTCCTCCGCCATGCAGGAGGACCACGTCTCGATGGGGTGGTCGGCCGCGCGCAAGCTCCGTACCGCCGTCGACAACCTGACGCGGATCATCGCCATCGAGCTGTACGCGGCCACCCGCGCCATCGAGCTGCGCCACGGGCTGACCCCCGCCCCGGCCAGCCAGGCCGCGATCGCGGCCGCCCGTGCGGCCGGTGTGGAGGGTCCCGGGCCGGATCGTTTCCTCGCCCCCGAC is drawn from Streptomyces sp. NBC_01232 and contains these coding sequences:
- a CDS encoding enoyl-CoA hydratase/isomerase family protein, giving the protein MASEAVSESEFVAVRRHEGGVAELVLDRPKAMNAVSTAMARAIGAACAELAADRSVHVVVLSSAAERAFCVGADLKERNSLSDAELVRQRPTTRGAYGGVLELPMPTIAAVHGFALGGGFELALACDVIVADETAVVGLPEVSVGVIPGGGGTQLLPRRVGAARAAELIFTARRVEAAEALSLGLVDSVVAAGQDTAEALALASRMAANSPVGLRAAKRALRLGHGMDLAAGLEIEDAAWRTVAFSGDRAEGVAAFNEKRRPNWPGE
- a CDS encoding GGDEF domain-containing protein — its product is MGVDGRLRAVVGLAQAMAAACAPRDSVRAAARGARVALDGSFAAISAWERERGRLRVLVNEGERRAGEEEFPEDESYPVHDFPEITEFLHERWVGGGGPHAWVESAVGDRPGRRGEALRRRGRGTCVVAPVVLSGRAWGELYVARDEGLPDFDEDDAEFATVLAAVVAAGLAQNERLEEARRLAFTDPLTGLANRRAVDMRLDEALEEHRRTGVVVSLVVCDLNGLKKVNDTLGHAMGDRLLERFGSVLSLCGAMLPGSLVARLGGDEFCLVGVGPTADEMVRVTEEVCTRAAELELGEGVACGVASTGDPIGPVKSSRRLFRLADAAQYKAKAARSPKPVVAGRDTAVVRLADAAAQEAPGERRRFRGRQ
- the hutH gene encoding histidine ammonia-lyase yields the protein MHTVVVGTSGTTAEDVIAVARGNARVELSAEAQDALARAREIVDALAAKPEPVYGVSTGFGALASRHISPELRAQLQRNIVRSHAAGMGPRVEREVVRALMFLRLKTVASGHTGVRPSVAQTMADVLNAGITPVVHEYGSLGCSGDLAPLSHCALALMGEGDAEGPDGTVRPAGELLAEAGIEPVVLREKEGLALLNGTDGMLGMLVMALADLGRLYTSADITAALTLEALLGTEKVLQPELHAIRPHPGQGASAANMAAVLKGSGLVRHYQEETAPRVQDAYSVRCAPQVAGAGRDTMAHAALVASRELAAAVDNPVVLPDGRVESNGNFHGAPVAYVLDFLAIAAADLGSIAERRTDRLLDKNRSHGLPPFLADDAGVDSGLMIAQYTQAALVSEMKRLAVPASADSIPSSAMQEDHVSMGWSAARKLRTAVDNLTRIIAIELYAATRAIELRHGLTPAPASQAAIAAARAAGVEGPGPDRFLAPDLAAADAFVRSGGLVAAVEPVTGPLA